One region of Mustelus asterias unplaced genomic scaffold, sMusAst1.hap1.1 HAP1_SCAFFOLD_301, whole genome shotgun sequence genomic DNA includes:
- the LOC144486227 gene encoding interferon-induced protein with tetratricopeptide repeats 5-like, whose product MKLDQLQCHFAWAPQKENIDLDDMKQRLECIIELNLKDQDRSYNQLAFVNCLQGNCEEAIQNLQEAERILGENNEDKSGAGIIVTYGNRAWVNYHMGQLTEAQSYLDKLETVYHPFPNASQFSAMIPEVYGEKGWSLLSSTAEYYEEAKECFKKALEEDPDNIEWNFGFATALVRLEDCSSNPENSEFSEYMNQLRRVLELDPGHAEAKVLLALKLQDLNQKEEAFTLVEQALQKSPDLPFVIRYVAKFLRREGAVDKSIELLKKALEITPNCSFLHHQTGLCYKNKLLQLIKNPRCRNLRDPVFQQKIALINQCKQHFGEASILKQSFIIAKLAFAEICAMNEEYREAKEIYKTLLELENITLENKQEKYFGAGKFEFFHKNSESNAIKYYLEGIKIQHNSRAREWCRTTLVKMAEKQRYRNLRDTKVFSSWGIMHTLDGDKRAAIECFEKIFEFELGNED is encoded by the exons ATGAAGCTCGATCAGCTTCAATGTCACTTCGCGTGGGCGCCACAGAAAGAAAACATTGACTTGGATGATATGAAGCAAAGATTAGAATGCATAATAGAGCTTAATCTGAAAGATCAAGACAGGTCTTACAACCAACTCGCTTTTGTAAACTGTCTGCAAGGAAACTGTGAGGAGGCGATTCAAAACTTACAGGAAGCTGAAAGGATTCTGGGGGAAAATAATGAAGATAAATCTGGAGCAGGAATCATCGTCACCTATGGAAACCGTGCCTGGGTCAATTATCACATGGGACAACTGACAGAGGCTCAGTCCTACCTCGACAAACTGGAGACGGTCTATCATCCATTTCCTAATGCCTCTCAGTTTT cagcaatGATACCTGAAGTGTACGGGGAGAAGGGTTGGTCACTGCTGAGCTCTACAGCTGAATACTATGAAGAGGCAAAGGAATGTTTTAAAAAGGCTCTGGAGGAAGATCCAGATAATATTGAATGGAACTTTGGCTTTGCGACTGCGCTTGTTCGTCTGGAAGATTGTTCCAGTAACCCAGAGAATAGCGAATTCAGTGAATATATGAATCAGTTGAGACGTGTGCTGGAGCTTGATCCAGGTCATGCTGAAGCCAAAGTGCTGCTGGCTCTAAAACTACAAGACCTCAATCAGAAGGAGGAGGCGTTCACATTGGTTGAACAAGCGTTGCAGAAATCCCCTGATCTCCCATTCGTGATTCGCTATGTCGCCAAATTTTTGAGAAGAGAAGGAGCAGTGGATAAATCAATTGAGTTGTTGAAGAAAGCGTTAGAAATTACTCCAAACTGTTCCTTCCTACATCACCAAACAGGTCTGTGTTATAAAAACAAACTACTCCAGCTGATCAAAAATCCACGCTGCAGAAACCTTCGCGACCCTGTTTTTCAACAGAAGATTGCATTGATCAATCAATGCAAGCAGCATTTTGGAGAAGCATCGATACTCAAGCAATCATTTATTATCGCAAAACTAGCATTTGCAGAAATCTGTGCAATGAATGAAGAATATCGCGAAGCGAAAGAGATCTACAAAACCTTACTGGAATTGGAAAATATTACCCTAGAAAATAAGCAGGAAAAATATTTTGGGGCTGGGAAATTTGAATTTTTTCACAAAAATTCAGAATCAAATGCTATCAAATATTATCTGGAAGGAATTAAAATTCAACATAACTCAAGGGCACGAGAATGGTGTCGTACCACCTTGGTAAAGATGGCTGAGAAACAACGTTACAGGAACCTAAGAGATACCAAGGTTTTTT CTTCATGGGGGATCATGCATACCTTGGATGGGGACAAGCGTGCAGCCATTGAATGTTTTGAAAAGATCTTTGAGTTTGAACTTGGCAATGAAGATTAG